CGAGGCCTTTCTTTTCAAAACCAGTCAGTGTTTCCAGTTTGAATTTTGTTTCATCCAAAAAGCTTTCGTATAATGCGGCTTGTTCTGTAGTGAGTGGACAATACTCATTTTGTTCAAGTTTTTTCGGCAAATTGAGCAGTAAATCAGGGTCGTTTTTCGTACGTCTCAATAGAAACGGTCGAATTTTAGCACGCAATTTTCTTTTGTCTCTCTCTGAATCATCGCGTTCGATCGGAATAATAAACTGATCCGTAAAGGTACGGAAATTACCGAAATAACCTCTATGAATAAAGTCAAAGATCGCCCATAGTTCTGAAAGACGGTTTTCGATAGGGGTTCCTGTTAAAGCGATATGATGCTGACCATGTAATTTACGAATCGCGCGCGACTGTTTTGTTTGCATATTTTTAATGTTTTGCGCTTCATCTAACGTAATCGCTGTAAATTCGGTTTCAGCAAGCATCTCACCATCTTGTGAGGCTGTCCCATATGTTGTTAAAATAACATCTGGTCTTTTAGTTTGTACGAACGTCTTGAAGTCTTCATCTTTTTCACGTGAGGGTCCATAATGCAAATGGACAGATAATGATGGTGCAAATCGTTCAAGTTCTTTTTGCCAATTCCCAAGAACACTTGTCGGACAAACGATTAAAGACGGGCCAGTCGTTTCAGGCCTATTATGCACATTTAATAAATAAGCGATGAGTTGTACGGTTTTTCCGAGCCCCATATCATCCGCTAAACAAGCACCGAATTGATTGTCACGCATAAAGACAAGCCAGTTATAACCGTCTTCTTGATACGGACGTAATGTTGCGTTCAGCTCGGCAGGAATGCCAGCGGATGGGAGCCCTTTCTTCTCAGCTAAAGTTTCCATATAGGTACGTAGTGATTTCTGCATGGAAAACTCTAGAAGTGGATCGGATTCAAACTCCTCTTCATCGTCCGCTAACGGTGCAATTTCTTCAGGGACGTCTTGAAATAACAAGTCTTTTACAGTCCATTCGCCCGCGTCAGCCCGTTCCATTAAGTCACGGATTTTTTGTAACCAAACCGGGTCAATATGGAACCACTCGTCACCCGAACGAATATATTCACGATTCTCTTCCACAAGTCGTCGGAAGCTTTGTTGATCAATTTCATTTCCAGCTAGTGAAAAACTCCAATCGAAGGCGAGTACTTCATCTAATCCTGTGGCCGATTGGTAAGATTGCACACTTGCACTTGTACGCACACGCATTTTAGATTCAGTAATTGATTTTAACCAAGCTGGTAAAATTACCGGAAAGCCGAATGATTGAAGAAGTGGTAGGTCTTCCTGAAGGAAAATACGGACTTCTGCGTCAGCCATCGGTATAGAAAGAAATTGGTCTTGCCATTCAGGTTGTAAAGAATGTAGAAATGACAGCATTTCAGATTGACGTTTCAAAATCTCTTTGGCGTAAGGTTTCCACCGTTCGGTTAATGCTTCTTCAATCGGTAAATGTTTTTTGCGAATCGCAGGCGTCCAGTGGCGACCACGTTCATTAATGATAACCGTTTCAAGTAGCCATTCAGTCGAATCGGATTCTTCTTCTGGCTCAGTTAACCGTAAAGCGGTACGAACTGGAATTGTCGTTTGAGATTCTCCAGGCCACCCGTACTTCTGAATATGGGGAAGGAGAAAGGTTAATTGTTCTGGACGAATCATGGCATTCGCAAGTTTACTATAGACGGCCGATTGTAAAACTTGGGCTGCTTCAGTTGATACTTCTAGTTTTTCCGTATCAAAGTGAATGCCGTTATCATCGGCTTGAGCATGCTTCCATAATTCTGGTTTTCTCCATCCATCAGCTGCTTCCCGTACTGCCTGTAATTGTTTGGTGTCTTCTTCAGTTAAACCTGTAAATTTTACATACGGATGGCTTTCAGGAAATGACTGAAGCAGTTGGTCTGCTTTTAAAATAAGGTGGTCCTCATTTGTTTCAGTAAGAAGTCCAAAAAATGTTTGCTCATCGTTGAAGAAAAGATAGGACACAAGTTCACTTGGAGAGACTGAATTCCCATTCTCCTCATTCGCACGAACAATATAAGTGTCGGTATCTGATTGTTCAATGGATAGTTGCAAATGCTTTTCCAATGTAAATTGTTCGGTCATAAGTTTAAGTTCCCTTTCTCCATTTCTTCTATTAGTGCACGAAGACGACGATTCTTTTCTCGAACTGTGTCGATATATTGATTCCAGAAGTCGTGTTTACCAGATTTTTTAGAACCAGCTTTCATCTTTCTAAATACATTGACGGCTCTTCGATAACTTTGTCGATTACGTTCTTCAATAAAATTCATTGCATATAAGTGTAGAAGCGGAAGAATTGCTGCTGGGTTCTTTTTTAAAGCAATGTTTAAACCGCCAGCCTCCGCTATTTCATAAGGAACGCGGTATCTGTGCATTAACGCTGCCCACTCTTCAAAACGTTCTCGTTCCACGAGGAAATCAGTGTATACGTCAACGCCAATTTCACCGTAATAAGAAAACATTTTTTCACGTACATCTTCAGGGAAGTGAGCTGCTTCAAACAATCCATCAATTCTTCTGACGAAATGAGCACGCTGTGAACGCGTGACGGATTGCATTAAATAATCGTGAATAAATGGTAACAGTGCTTGCATAATGATCGCTAAAGCATCGACATCATCTTCGTAATCAGCGACATCCGCTAGAGGAAGCCACTCTGAGAAATTATCGAGTGTAACAAACTCATTGACTGTTTCTAATTTGTCATACTGGCCTTCGATAATATAGAAGAAGGCAAGTAAAGGATAAATGGTTTGTGCATCCGATTTTTCAAGGATTGTTTGTTCTTCTTCACGCATCGATTTTTGCGAAAATAAACGTTGCCAAAACGTCCGATATAACCGGAAACGTTCTTCATACAGTCCCGGTTGTTCAAGTGTTAAAGTACGTACCATTTTTTTAAGTTCATCGTAAAATGGATCCGTTTCAAATAGTCGCGGTTTAGAGGAAATTGATGTAACAGCATCATCGATTTTCCCGAACTGTTCAGTTAACCAATTTTTAACATACCACTTTCCGTAAGAAAATGAATTCGCATTTTCACCAAGGTGATAGTGAATATATGGCCATGCCGCTTCAAGGGCATGTAATCTATAATAAATGTCAAAAAGTGGTTTCCATTCCCATTCAAAAGGATAAAGTGGTGAAGCTTTTTGTTCAATTAATGAAAATTTATGGATAAAGACCGCTGGATTTTCATTTAACCCGATAATACGAATCGGATTCATCAGTTGTGCAAGCGTGTCATTCCAAGCGCTTGGCGTGCGGTCAGCCACTTTTAATGCCATTTGCTCTGTTTCCATACGTCTCCATTCACCCGTCCAATCTGTTAAAGAATGAAATTGTAAATATAAATGAAAAATAACGGCTACGCGGTGGGCGCACCATCCAGGTTGATTACAGGAACAGTTTACATCTTTTTTATCGAATGATAAACGCACTGTAAATTCATCAACGCCCTGTATCGTTGCGATCACCATTCGATTAGCGGAATCGTATAAATAGGAATCAGCCGCTCCTCGTCGAACAAGGGTGATGGCCATTTGAACTACTTGCGCTTCATCTTTTATGTTCGGGCGCAATGAATGCTTGATTTCATTCATGAATTCCATTAGTTCATTTTCATGCATATAAGAAACTCGTTCTACGGTCATGTGCACATGCTCACACTCCTTAAAAAAGCATTCCTTTTAGTATACCGCTTTTGGCGGTATTACGTAAGTAATTAAATCGATTTCAGTTTTTGAATGCATAGGAAGGAATATGAAAGATTGCTATGGTATGTGAGCCAGTTGCTGGGAACGATGTTGATTTCCGTTCCGGGCGGACGCTTTCCGTGGGGCGGGCGGTGAGCCTCCTCGGTCGCTTTGCTCCACTGCGGGGTCTCACCTGTCCCGCTAATCCCACAGGAGTCGCCGCCCTCCACTCCAATCAACCAAAATATCTCTACACACAATGATTGATGTGATAGTAAATAGTTTTTGTACATCATGTTCATTAATTGGGATTAGCAAAAGTAACCTTAATGCAGGAGTTTAGCTATAGAATTTGCTAAATAGTAAAAAATAATTCACATTTTATAGACTTATATGATAGAATGATAGTAATAATCAGAATCTTCATCTTGAGGAGGGATTAAATGCTTTCAGTTCAAAGGATGACGCCATTTTTCACTAAACAAGAAGATTTTCGGTTACGGTTAGTGTTTGCTTATCAGTACTTTTCTATTATTAAAGGAGGGGAAGTATTTCAATTTGTACCGACAGAAGGTAAAGAAATTGTGATTAATTTAAAAAGCTTACAAGTAGAAAATCTCGGTGAAATTTTTGTATTCCAACGAGGAAGCCGATTCCTGCGTTTACCACTGTATCAGTTGTTACTCATCTCAGATTTGCACATACACTTAAACACGATATTAGAAGGGCATGTGAATCCAAACAAAGATACGAATGTGTCGGAAGATGTCATCATTGAGTCAGAGCATATTATAGCCACCTTAGAAAATGAGAACCGTATTCGGATGATTGACTACGCACTAGAAACGGACGATTTATCATTATTTCATAAACTCACGGAAGGACTGCAAGAAATTTGAATAGCGGATTATAAAAACACCTATCGTAATATATAGTCGATAGGTGTTTTTTTGTTGCCGCGAGTTTGCTTGTATAGGTGCTACATACTTATGAAAAATTGCAAAAAGACAATGAAAATAGTGGATCCTGTTAATCCAAAAATTACATCTTTCCAGTTGAGTTCGTATGTTTCGTTGTCTTTCATAAAAATTCGCCCCTTTGTCGATTTCCCGGGAAATGAAGATGAATATGTCCCAAGAATATAGTTCTAGTAGTAGGATGACCAAAATATGCAATGTTTAAACTTAAAAAAGATAGATAGCAGCTAAAGTATCTCCATTTCTAATAGAAGGTTACAATACGTCAAATATTTGGTAAAATTAAGAAACATGGGTGTTGTAAAATCAATAAAGTATAGAATGATAGGAATGATTTCGGATATGTTCTTTAATTTTACATTTCGACACTTTTTAACGAACCCACGCCAGTTAGCGATTGAATTAGATCATTCAACGATGAGAGGGTTTTGGAAACGAGTTCTAGTTGTCTTTTTAGCAAGCGTGTTGTTATTTAGCCTTCGTAGTTTATGGGGAGTCAACACGGAACGTTTAACGCCTTTACTCACAACGATGTCGACAGCAGATTATACGCTGGCCCGATATGCGTCACTTTTCGGTTCAATGCTTTGGTCATTCGTGTACGTAGCATTTCATTTATTTGGTGTAGCTTATCTGCTAAGTTTTATTTTTGGCATATCGTTCAGAAAGCTTTTACCGATGCAACTTTTAATGACAAGTTTATTGCTTCTTGAAAAAGGATTAATCTTGCTAGTCTTTTATATGACTGGGACGGCTACATATGTTTCATTTCTATCATTTGGTCCATTGGCAGCTACATTTTTAGAATTACCTTTTACTATTTTCTTTTTTAATCAATTGACGCTTACTACAGTGATAATTATTGGATACCAGTATCATTTTATTCAAACGTCAGCGAACATGGCGAAGAAGATGCGTTTGTTATTCGTATTGATAGGCATCCATATCTTTATGGCGATTTTCACGGCAAGTATTGGACTTATACCCATTGAAGATTTGTTTAATCATCTAATTGGAGGGGGTGTAGTCCATGATTAAGTTTAGAAATATCGCCATAGCGCTTGCGGTGAGTGCTTTTTTGGCGACGAACTTCTATTTACTTTATAGCGAGAAAAGTGTCATACCAAAATTACTCTATGTAAAAGAATATGAACGTATGACAACGAAAGACTATGAAGAAAAATTATTTAAAGAAACTTTAGTAGCCCCGTTGGAAACCCATACGGTGTATGTGAATGATGAAGATGCTGTTGAACTTTGGTTGGTTATGGAGGGAGACAGTGTTGCAGTTGGACAAGAACTTGCCTTGTTAAACACGGATCGTGCGGACGGGGAGCGAGATTTATGGGAAACAGAGCGTGCTGTACTACTTCAACAAGAACGAGAGTTGCAAGGCATGATAGATGAACTTGCTTCAATGCGTGCTAATGCGACCTCGAATAATGCTTCCAACGTGGACAGAAATGAAAATGTAACTGAAGTTGAAGGGAGAACAACAATTGAACTCGGTTTAAATATAGGGTTTGTTGTTGATGTTACCCAAGAAGGCGCATATAGCCAAGCGATTGCAGCGATTGAACAACAATTGACGGATGTTTCGCGTCAACTTGCTGTAGTCGAAGCACAGTTGGCACAAGATGACTCAAGACCCGCACTTATTAGTCCTGTAACAGGAACAGTTTCTAAAGTAACGCGACACGGTACCTCATTGGCTGTAGATATTTATAGTCAAGAACAGGTGCTAGTCACTTATGTAAAAGACGAAGAGTGGCAGAAAGTAGAAGAGGGACAGCAAGCTCAAATACAAGGTGGCTCTTTAGGAAAGGTATTAGATGGAAATGTTTTAGCCGTTTCTAAAGTCCCTGCAAAAGAGAACAATCTATTTGAGGCATACAAGGAATTAGATAGTATTGAAGCAAGAAATCCACTAGCTTACTATGAAGTTCGTGTGTTACCGGATGAACCACTAGAAAATATCCCATTTGCAGCGAATTTGAATGCGACGGTCACTGTAAACGACGCAACGGATGCAGTCGCGATACAGAAAGATTGGACTCGACCATCTGAAGAAGGTGAAGTTCTAGTAACGAGACTTGAAGATAATGGTAAACCGGTAGTCATTACGGCAACGACACCTTTTGATCTAAATGGGCGTACCATTATTACAGAAGGATTAAACTATGGGGATATCGTTATGCACGAACCCACTTTACGTCAATTTGAATACGCTCCTAAAATATTTCTTACTTTCCCGACGTATAAGCCGAAGAAAGAAGAATGGAAAGCATATGGTTGGCGAAATTATTTGGAAGCGATGTTGATTAAATAGTTGTAATTAGAGAATACAAGCTGCTTGAAATAGCGGACTGCCTATTTTGAGTGGCTTTTTTGGTTGTGGGGAATTCGGTTGTGTTTGAGAGGAATTGGAGTGCTCTGTCGCGTAATTCATTAGCATTTGCGAGGAATTCAGAGTGCATTCGGCGTGATTCGTTGATTGCGGGGAGTTCAGTATTGGTTATGAGGGGTTCGGGTGCTCTGTGGCGTAGTTCGTTCATTGAAGGGAGTTCGCTAGTGATTAAGAGGTGTTCAAGTGCCCAGAATCGTAAATTTCAAGTAAACCTTCCACGCCATCCAAGGATTATGGGGACTTTGTTCCAATCTATCCGCTTTATTCCTAATATACATGTTTATTCCTATGAAAAAAGTCTTGAAACTAGGACTAAACTCTATGAAATTGGGTAAACTAATTATTAGACTTGCAACTAAACTAGGAGGTGCTGTCATGGTATTTACAGCAGAGCAGCTGTTAAAGGAAAACCGACGTCGGACTCGAAGCGTAAGAAGTACGTCAATGGGTATTCGAAAATATAAAATGGCTAGACAAATTCCGGAAGATTATATTGTACTAGATTTTGAAACGACTGGGCCAAGACCTGGTGCGGATAGAATTATACAAATCGGTGCGATTAAATATATCAATAACGAAAAGACAGAAGTTTATTATACATTGATTAATCCTCGTAGATATATCCCCCATGATGTGACAAAGCGTACGACGATCACAAACTACTTGGTAGAAGATGCACCATTTATCGAGGATAAAATAAATGAATTAATTGATTTTATAGAAGGGTTACCAATTGTCACTCATAACGCTTCGCTGCATATGAATTTTTTATATGCGATTGAACATATGGAGGGCGTTGAAATTCCAGCTTTCAAGGTGATTGACACAGCGCGATTGGCAAGAAAAAGCCTCTCGGGATTTACGCATCAAAAACTTGAGCAATTAACAACGTACTTACAGTTAGAATACGAAGCGCAAGATACGATTAGTAACTGCGAAGCCATTCATAACATCTATCAACTTTGTACAACCAAATGAAAAGAATGATGGGAAGCGTCCTAGTAAAATAGGGCGCTTTTTTCTGTGCAGGATAACACTTCGATTCCCTAAATAGTTTAATATTCTGTATAATGAAATGAATAGGTGCATGGGTGCCAGTCACCGAAACATTCACGTTAAATGAAATAGTCGTGAATGTTCAAACAAACATGTTTGTTTAGGGGCCAGGCACCAAAGAATGGAGGGGGGAAATGAAGCGATTATCAGCATCGGTCACTGTACTGGCAGGTTTTCAATGGTTGTTTTTTATGTTTGCAAACACGGTCGTCATCCCGATTTCGATAGGTGGCGCTTTTCAATTAGAGCAAGTTGAAATCGTTTCGGCGATTCAGCGATCGTTTATATTTACGGGGATTGCTTGTTTATTGCAAGGATTTTTCGGTCATCGTTTAGCTTTGATGGAAGGGCAATCCGGTTTATGGTGGGGCGTGATTTTAAGTTTAGCGGGAACGGCTAGTGCAATGAATTTGGATTTATTGACCGTAGGCGGAAGTATCGCGGTGGGCGTTATTATCTCCGGGGTCCTTGTTGCGCTGTTCGGACTTTTAGGGATGGGCGAGCTGTTAAAAAAATGGTTCACGCCGGTTGTCATGTTTGTGTTTTTATTATTACTAGCGAATCAACTCATTACCATTTTCTTAAAAGGAATGGTCGGTTTAAATACAGGCGACACCATCGATGGGAAGCTTGCGGTATTTTCATTCCTACTTGCGGCATTTACGATTCTCATTCATGTCAAAGGAACAGGCGTTATAAGTAGCTTAAATTTATTAATCGGTATGATGGTCGGATGGATTTTAGCCGTTCAATTATTTCCTCAAGAAGCAACGGAAACGATTTTAACGACGCCGCTTCTGACTTGGTTTCCTTGGGGGCAACCAGCGTTTGAGTGGGGGATCATCATTACGGTTGTCATTACTGGT
This window of the Sporosarcina pasteurii genome carries:
- a CDS encoding DEAD/DEAH box helicase → MTEQFTLEKHLQLSIEQSDTDTYIVRANEENGNSVSPSELVSYLFFNDEQTFFGLLTETNEDHLILKADQLLQSFPESHPYVKFTGLTEEDTKQLQAVREAADGWRKPELWKHAQADDNGIHFDTEKLEVSTEAAQVLQSAVYSKLANAMIRPEQLTFLLPHIQKYGWPGESQTTIPVRTALRLTEPEEESDSTEWLLETVIINERGRHWTPAIRKKHLPIEEALTERWKPYAKEILKRQSEMLSFLHSLQPEWQDQFLSIPMADAEVRIFLQEDLPLLQSFGFPVILPAWLKSITESKMRVRTSASVQSYQSATGLDEVLAFDWSFSLAGNEIDQQSFRRLVEENREYIRSGDEWFHIDPVWLQKIRDLMERADAGEWTVKDLLFQDVPEEIAPLADDEEEFESDPLLEFSMQKSLRTYMETLAEKKGLPSAGIPAELNATLRPYQEDGYNWLVFMRDNQFGACLADDMGLGKTVQLIAYLLNVHNRPETTGPSLIVCPTSVLGNWQKELERFAPSLSVHLHYGPSREKDEDFKTFVQTKRPDVILTTYGTASQDGEMLAETEFTAITLDEAQNIKNMQTKQSRAIRKLHGQHHIALTGTPIENRLSELWAIFDFIHRGYFGNFRTFTDQFIIPIERDDSERDKRKLRAKIRPFLLRRTKNDPDLLLNLPKKLEQNEYCPLTTEQAALYESFLDETKFKLETLTGFEKKGLVLTMLNRLKQLCNHPALFLKEPNRPAAEMVARSEKLKSIVSMSANIAANGEQCIIFTQYIGMGRLLQHCLSELHNIDAPFLTGSMPKTQRDSLVDDFQKGNFPIFILSLRAGGTGLNLTAANHVLHADRWWNPAVENQATDRAYRIGQTKFVHVHKFVTIGTIEEKIDKMLEEKAALSADLILSNQWLAELSDDDLDDLLSFG
- a CDS encoding transcriptional regulator; the protein is MLSVQRMTPFFTKQEDFRLRLVFAYQYFSIIKGGEVFQFVPTEGKEIVINLKSLQVENLGEIFVFQRGSRFLRLPLYQLLLISDLHIHLNTILEGHVNPNKDTNVSEDVIIESEHIIATLENENRIRMIDYALETDDLSLFHKLTEGLQEI
- a CDS encoding efflux RND transporter periplasmic adaptor subunit, which gives rise to MIKFRNIAIALAVSAFLATNFYLLYSEKSVIPKLLYVKEYERMTTKDYEEKLFKETLVAPLETHTVYVNDEDAVELWLVMEGDSVAVGQELALLNTDRADGERDLWETERAVLLQQERELQGMIDELASMRANATSNNASNVDRNENVTEVEGRTTIELGLNIGFVVDVTQEGAYSQAIAAIEQQLTDVSRQLAVVEAQLAQDDSRPALISPVTGTVSKVTRHGTSLAVDIYSQEQVLVTYVKDEEWQKVEEGQQAQIQGGSLGKVLDGNVLAVSKVPAKENNLFEAYKELDSIEARNPLAYYEVRVLPDEPLENIPFAANLNATVTVNDATDAVAIQKDWTRPSEEGEVLVTRLEDNGKPVVITATTPFDLNGRTIITEGLNYGDIVMHEPTLRQFEYAPKIFLTFPTYKPKKEEWKAYGWRNYLEAMLIK
- a CDS encoding PolC-type DNA polymerase III translates to MVFTAEQLLKENRRRTRSVRSTSMGIRKYKMARQIPEDYIVLDFETTGPRPGADRIIQIGAIKYINNEKTEVYYTLINPRRYIPHDVTKRTTITNYLVEDAPFIEDKINELIDFIEGLPIVTHNASLHMNFLYAIEHMEGVEIPAFKVIDTARLARKSLSGFTHQKLEQLTTYLQLEYEAQDTISNCEAIHNIYQLCTTK
- a CDS encoding uracil/xanthine transporter, whose protein sequence is MKRLSASVTVLAGFQWLFFMFANTVVIPISIGGAFQLEQVEIVSAIQRSFIFTGIACLLQGFFGHRLALMEGQSGLWWGVILSLAGTASAMNLDLLTVGGSIAVGVIISGVLVALFGLLGMGELLKKWFTPVVMFVFLLLLANQLITIFLKGMVGLNTGDTIDGKLAVFSFLLAAFTILIHVKGTGVISSLNLLIGMMVGWILAVQLFPQEATETILTTPLLTWFPWGQPAFEWGIIITVVITGLLNTTNTIATLKGAEDIFEKETTTKQYRASFFITGSLSAVTGAIGLVPNAPYASSLGFLQSTGIRERAPFILGSLLFVLLGLVPTFSAFFSTIPHSVGNTVLFVAYIQLFRSALRNIEGLTFEPKTVYRIALPSLLGLSIMTLPPVAFQTLPELVRPILSNGMLVGIIGALLMELIFHVHRNHFT